One Gloeothece verrucosa PCC 7822 DNA window includes the following coding sequences:
- a CDS encoding Uma2 family endonuclease, whose amino-acid sequence MTAAQQQYYSIEDYLQVEESADYKSEYIDGQIIPMAGGTTNHNQIAGNFYSELNFAFKKLDYRVYMSDVRLWIPERRIFTYPDVMVVAGEPEYYPNRTDMILNPCLIIEVLSQSTQNHDRQGKFESYRTIPTFQEYLLIDQTRIYAEQFYKTAKKRWSLSEYDQEDEAISLNSVNFKISLIDIYNKVTFEAAPIEIQETE is encoded by the coding sequence ATGACAGCCGCACAACAGCAATACTACTCTATAGAAGACTACTTACAGGTAGAGGAATCTGCTGATTATAAAAGCGAATACATTGACGGACAAATCATACCTATGGCCGGTGGAACCACAAATCATAACCAAATCGCAGGTAATTTTTACTCTGAACTCAATTTTGCCTTTAAAAAACTAGATTACCGAGTCTATATGAGCGATGTTCGTCTGTGGATACCCGAAAGGCGAATTTTTACCTATCCGGATGTGATGGTGGTAGCTGGTGAACCCGAATACTACCCCAACCGCACCGATATGATCTTAAATCCCTGCCTGATTATAGAAGTTCTTTCCCAGTCTACTCAAAATCATGACAGACAGGGAAAATTTGAAAGCTACCGTACAATCCCCACCTTTCAAGAATATCTACTTATTGATCAAACTCGTATTTATGCAGAACAATTTTACAAAACCGCCAAAAAACGCTGGTCACTTTCTGAGTACGATCAAGAAGATGAAGCGATCTCCCTCAATTCAGTTAACTTTAAAATTTCTTTAATCGATATTTACAATAAAGTCACATTTGAAGCCGCACCAATAGAAATACAGGAAACTGAGTAA